The window GTCATTGTTTTCAACGGCTTTCAACCTCCCCAACTTCTTTTTTTGATATTCAGCCTCTTCCTTTTCCCATTTTTCCCCCAATAGGTCGTATTGAGCTTTACCAGGAGCAATGACCTCTATCGCCAGGCCTTGATTTGTCCAATTTTTTCCTGTTAGGATTTGATTGTCCAAAACTGTTTTTGAACCCTTTAAAAAGTCCCTTATCTCAATCCCTTTATCTACACTTTTCTCCTCGGATTTTTCTTGAATCCTAAAATTGTCAAAGCAATTAAACCACAACTCTTCAGGCATCCGCTTGGGTGCAAATTTCTTGTCCCGGAAGAAGGCAACAGCTCCATTGATGTGGTCCGCATCCAGATGCGTTAAAATCCAAAGCTTAAAATTTTCATTTGGCTTATCAAATTTCTTCATTTGAGATTTTAATGCAGTTATATAAGTATCCATATAGCCAGAATCAACCACTATGTTTTGAACAGGTTTCTGTCCGTGTTTTATGATTATCGCATCGCCGCATTTAGTTTGTAAAATCCTTATTATTAGAGTCATTGAAATTTAGATTAAAAGTAAGGCAGAAGGCCTTTAATTGGCTTTAAATGTAGTGAATTATTCCTATCCTTTGTGGGCAATTCCATCAGGGGTTGATACTGCTTATTTGCCAGGCGAATCAAGGGGTTACAATCAGCTTTATTTTGAATGCCGTTATGTCTCTTAAATTCTTTTTTATCTCGAATATGGGGATGAGAATGTTTACACACATGCTTCTGGCATTTAAACTGTCACCCTGTTTCATTGCAAGCTGATGCGCTATTTCATGCAGGCTAGCCGTACTGATTTTTACCAGGCAATCTTATCCGGCTGTTCGTCAACGTAGCTTCGCGAATTAAAGACATTTGAGCCCGTTTTTCCCTTGCGGTTCATTCAGCCATTGCTTACTTTAGCTGAAAAAGATCATGGCCTATAAAACCTTTGATATACGGGGAAATGAAATTGTACAGCACGACTTGCAAGACAAAGGGGATTGGTGTGAAAAGGGGGCGAGCTTTGAGGAAGTATTCGTTAGGCGCTACCCACACCTTGAACTTATAATCAACCCTGAGAAGCAGAGTAATATTTACGCGCCGGATCTTTCTTACAGAGAAAGTGGCTTGTACGCGGATCTTAAAACACAGAATACCCCATTTTTTCTTTCTGGAGCCAAGTACGGGATCGATCCCCAGTACGCAGTTACCTTTAATGAAAAGGACTTTTTACGCTACCGGGAAAATTATCCTGGCATAGATATCTATTTTTGGGTGGATTGGCAAGCAATCAGGTTCGTAGGGACAACAGAAATATCGGTACAGCCCATGGTTGGCGTTTGGCGCCTAAAATACGCCGATATGCTTAAAGCCGTAGCTTCGGCATCGCTACATGTCTATACCCAAAGGGTGGGGGATCAAAAGGGAAATGCCAAGGGAAGTTTTGTGCTGGACCTTAAAGGCGGGGCTTTCACCCGGATTGCCTAACTGAAAAAGTAAAAATTGGTTGGCCACTTCCAGCAGATTATTGATTGTCCCTGCGCCAACGCACCATCAAGGAATAATGTGGAAAACTAATTTTTTTAGTATATTCGCAATTTCAAATATGTTTCTATTTTTGTAACCATGTATAAGGTTGTGTAATATGGTTATAAAAGACAGGTACTCCCTAGAGGAGGTGGCTTCGATACTCTCCAGAAGCAAAGAAACCTTAAGGAGGTGGGATCGGGCAGAAAAGCTAAGCGCCCACCGTGACCCAATGAGCAATTACCGATACTATACACTAGATCAACTCCAACAGTTCGAAGAATTCCAGAATATGCCCAAAAACAAAACCCTAGACCAGAGGATATCATTGCCCAAAGCCGACAACCAATACAGTGTACTTGAGCTCTTTGCCGGCGCCGGCGGGCTGGCTATAGGCATGGAGAAGGCGGGGCTAAAATGCCTTGCCCTAAATGAAATTGATAAATACGCAGTTAAGACTTTACAGGCAAACAGGCCGGAATGGAATGTCATTCCTGGCGATATACGGGATATTTCCTTTAAGGAATACAAGGATAGGGTTGACGTGGTTACAGGCGGCTTTCCTTGCCAGGCCTTTAGCTATGCCGGAAAACGGTTCGGGTTTGATGACGCAAGGGGAACCCTTTTCTATGAGTTCGCAAGGACGGTACAGGAAACCAACCCAAAGATCTGCATCGGGGAGAACGTGAAAGGCCTGCTGAACCACGATTCGGGACGTACGCTTAAGACAATGATTGCCATTTTGGATGAGATCGGTTATAGGGTTATTGACCCAAAAGTATTGCGTGCAATCTTTTACAATGTCCCTCAAAAGCGAGAACGACTGATATTGGTTGGGGTAAGAAAAGATATTGACATCGATTTCAATTACCCCGTGGCCAGTAAAAAAGTATTCACCCTCCGAGATGCACTAAAGGCAGGAGCACTGTTTGAGACAGACGTACCGCATTCTGCCGGGACGAAATACCCTGCATCAAAAAAAGATGTTTTGGACCTTGTGCCCCCAGGCGGGTACTGGCGGGATCTTCCCTTGGACATCCAGAAGCAGTATATGCAAAAAAGCTTCTATCTTGGCGGTGGAAAGACTGGCATGGCCAGGAGGATCAGCTGGGACGAGCCATCGCTTACGCTAACCTGCAGTCCTGCACAGAAACAGACCGAAAGGTGCCATCCTGACCACACCCGACCTTTTACGGTAAGGGAATACGCCAGGATACAGACTTTTCCTGATGACTGGGAATTCCAAGGCCCCGTTTCGGCACAATATAAACAGATCGGGAATGCCGTTCCTGTAAATCTCGCTGCCGCAATCGGGGCTCAATTGTTGAATTCCTGAATTCCTATTATGCCCAGGCCGAGAAACTTAAAAGTGCCTGATACCCAATAAAGGCAAGCGGTTAAAATACTGCATCAAAGCTTATCAAAGCCATTGTAATATCCGAAATTATCAAAAGTAATCTGATCGAGGATGCTGCGGTGGCTTTTTTCAATCTCTTTGTTGATCTCTGAAAGTGCAGAATTCTTTGCCTGCTCCTCTGCTTTGGGAATCGTGGCCAGATAGGCATCTGTAGCCTTTGGCAAGGCAAGGTATAGCTTTGCCAATGCATCATCCTCATCAGTTAAAAGTGCGTAGAACCGGTCGCCGGAAATCTTGTTTACCCTGCTATGGCTATACTCTTTCCCGTTTATGATGCCTGCCCATTTGGAATCAAAGCTGTCAGTAGCCAGGATTTGTACCCAGTAGCAAGTCGATTTCTTGAAATTGTCTGCATATTTCGCCAGTTTCTGGAAAAGGGCTTCCGCGGCACTGCTATTCATTGTATTGTGCTTGTTTTTGATATCGGCAAAAAGGGTGTCATTTTTTGCTTTGATATCAAAACCGCTAAGTTTTCCGACTTCAAACCCCTCAATTCCCCCAAGATCTGTTCGTGGAAAGTCCCTATGGAATTGTTTATTGATTTATCGATTTGGCGGAGGATCTCCGATTCGATCAAGGCCTCCTCATCGATTTCATTGAACTTGGTATCAAAGGTCAGCTTAATGGTGTCTACCTTATTTTTATAAAAGTCCTTTTTATTTACGTTGTTTTTGGCGCGGAGGTAAGAGTTGTGGAGATTTGCGATACATTTCAAAAAGTGTTCATCAGAAATGTAATTTAGATAGTTGTTTGCCATTCTGTTTTTCTTCAAAAATAACAAAATCTTCAATATTTGTTATTTGAAATAAATACTGTATCCTGAGGTGTTTACTGAGGCAGTGCAACTGAAAGAAAACAGTGATTAATCGCATGGTAGTTTAATTTAAACAAAATCGGATAGCGTCGATATGCAAAAAGGTAGCATAATTTCGGAAGAGAAAATACCTGCGGCATTGTAATTGAAAAAATGCACTAGGATACTTAGGGGACTTATTCAATTTCGTTGATTTGAAACGAAGTTTTAACTCATCTATTTTTTACCTAAATTGGCACTGTGCTAAATTTAGTCTGGAATTTCGACAATTACATTGTTACGACTGGATGAAACATAAGTACTTTTTGACTGTTGTTGATTTATGGCTGGAAAAAAGAAAATGAAACCCTTTCATTCCAATGGAATATCGTCCCATTCCATAGTGGAAAAAAGACTCTAAATGTTTGATGAAAGTGGCGATGCAGGAGTACGGACTTGATAAAAAAACTATAATCCAACGCTAAACAAGGCTGGGTGAAGAAAAATATCTAAAATACAAATATTAGGTGTTAATTGTATCAATCAGGTTATCAGTTTACTGAAACAATCAATAAAATACACCTTCGTTACAGTATAAAACCTTAATTAAAACATATACTTAAAGCCATTATTGCTTGCAATAGTAATTAAAGGCTCGATGGTTGTTTTAAACTTAAGCTTATATTCAGCTGGTAATTCCTTAACACTTTCCAGGTCAGGAAAAATGCTCAGATAATCTTCCAATAGCTTTTCTTTGGGTATTTTATATTTAATTATTTCGATGGCAGTTTTCTGCAAGTGATAAAAAGCATCAAAGTAAATATCCATCTGGGGTAGCTTATCCGATTTCGTACTGTTAAAGGAAGGGTTTGCAGGTATCAGATTCCAGAGCAGATCATGCGAAACAAATGCATAGGGAATAAAGTGCTCTACTGCAAAGTCATCTTTGTATAGTTTTTGGTTTGTGTAGATGCAATCTACACCGCCTAACTCTTCAATTACAATATTCCACACCTTACGCTGTTTTACCAAACTGTTTCTTTTTGCAGGCTTAATTAACTTATTCGGAATATCTGGGACATTAGGATTGTGTTTCTGCAGATACAAACTTAGTTTCCAGTAACAAAAGCTTTTTAAAATTCCTGAATTCTTACTGAGGTAATCTATCCAGATTGGATTAATGGTAATATGAGTTTGATCAACCGCATAAAGGCAATTGTTTTCAAAAAATTGTGATGCCTGATAAACTGAATTTCGGTTTTCTGCAATGGATGAAAACCAAGGGCTTAAAAAACGGTGCGGGACCTGTTTATCAAAATGCCATAATAACTTCTGTGTAGCCAATAGGTTACTATTGCTCAAGCGTTGTTTGATCTTGTTTCGATCTTCATCAATATTGATCCCTTCAATTGTTGCAATTTCTTTCACTTTATCATGCAACTGATCCTGTTTACCGAAACTAATGTGGAAATAGTTGATGGTGTACCAACTAGCTGCAACCATACCCACAAATATTCTTTGCTTAGGGATATGATAATGACCATTTTCTACTTCATCTAAAATAGCTAAGAACCAATAGAATTTATAAGCCGCAGCCGTGTTATTAAAACTGGCAGCTAAAAGGTTTACAGGTAAGTATTCGTGAATAGGAATCATTTAGCTGCAAGGTAATAATCTGATATGGTGGATTAAATTTCTTTTTATAAAATGCATATAAAAAATTAAGTGAACACCTCATGTACCTTGCGGGAGCATTAGCTTTATACTGTTTCAATAAACTTATCAATAAATGCCCGCGTAGACAGCTTTATCCATGCTTGTATTTTACATCTCCGCTAGCATTCCTAATTTCTTTAAAATATCCTTTTTAAATTTACTTAAAGGTCGCTTGTGAAAGTTGTTTTGATCGTAAATTACTCCAAATAGTAATCGATAAACTTCTTCTTTACTCATTTTTGACCTTAACATTTTTTGCATTTTATCAATATATCCTAAAGAATAGTTTCTTTGAATAGTTATCATATCTCGTAACTCTGAAATATTACTATTATATACCTCGTCTATGTACATTGCTTCTATTGTATTTTTGGCTTTGAATCCTTGCCTATTCCCATTTGATGTATCGTTGACAAAAATTCTGAAGCCGCGAAGAGAGGTATAACCATAATCAAATTCAAAATCTTCGCTTTGCGTCTGGTCTACGTAAGGATGAATATATTTATTTAACAATTGGATACCAGCTCCTTTCACAGAACTATTACAAGAGCTACATGATGGTATCAAATTATAAAATGAAATAGCTAATAAGGGAAATTTAGATTCGGGAAACCAATGGTCGAGGGTAGGCCTTATTACTGTTTTTTTTGCTTCTGTGATTACGGTTGATGTGTAACTACGGTTGCAATAAGTACAAGTATATCTGTCTAACTTTTGGCAAAGTTTGTAGGAACTGTAGATTACATTGGTATTGCTATTAAACCATTTGTAATTAAAAATACTGTTCAACTGTTTTACAAAGGGGTTTATGAGTTTATATTCTGATTGGAAATTAACGCTTTTCTTTTTCAAGTTCTCTGCTGAAAAATCTATTAGATAAGGATATATTTTACTTAAATTCATTGTGGGCAGCATTTCGTTCCAAAAAAAAATGTTTGTCTTTTGTAACGTTGATGGATCGCCGATTAAAATTTTGTCAATGTTGTTATCGCGAAGTAGAAATGTTTTGATCGACACTTTGAGACGACTCACTGGACGGATACCGCTTGTGCATATTATACAGCCAGCATTTGAGCAAGCGGGCTCACCTATTTTTTTGTTAACATAACACCTCATGTATTGATGGTGTATTGTCCTTGCAGAAGATATCGTCGGACTAGCTGGGTCTAGATAAAGCATAGTTATAATTCATTTGGTTTTAAGTTATGTTCGTTCATTAATTGGTTGATATAATCTTTTATTAACTTTTTGTGATCATCACTGCCATCTAAGATAACTTCCTCATACATTTCCATTAATTTAAAACGTAAAATCGGCTCACCAATCATATTGATAACTTGATATAATTTCTTGCTTTTTTTTTCCTCTTCTATTTCGTGCCTAAAATCGATTGTTACAATTTCCGATGCTTTAATCCTTGCCTTGTGGTCAGCAATTATTTTTTTCTCTGCGAGCGTTTTTGTTTTTTTTCTAATGAGATCTTCAATTTCCTTAAATATCCGAATATGCTCTAGTGTATCAATGCATTTAGAAATAATTTTTTCTGCATAAGCTCCAATTAAACTTTCATCTAGAAAAAAAGAATCTGCTAACATCTCGTGTATATTTGCGCCAAAAGTTGGAGTGGTAGTTCCTGTTGAAGGTTTTCCTTCATCTAATTTTAGCACATTTGTGTTTGGGATATCGGATAGAATAAAGGGGGAGTGTGTTGAAAAAAGTATGTTTATTGCTTTGATATATTTCAAGTGGCATCTTTGGATGTTTTCTAACAAAAATTTCAAAAAATCACGCTGATAACTAGGGTGATAATAAAGTTCAATTTCATCGAGAACTAAATTGATATACTTATAATCATATTTCGCCCCCTCTCTTGAGTCAAGATTAAGCAAGTGGTAAAGGACTGAATGTATAGAATGAATAAGTTGTTGCTCTCCTGAGCTTAGCTGAGAGAAAGGAAACTCTTTTAAACCGTCAGATATATTTATTGAAGGTCGGAAATATGCGACCGGTACAAACTGTGCTAACGTTTTATTTTTTAAAAGCGATTCACTAAACGCATTTTGAACTACTTTCTCAAACTCGATAAATTTTAAAGACATGCTATAAACAGGAAATTCCGGGAACTCTTCATCCTGTGAGGTAGTCCATTTTTTATTATGGAATTGCTGGTGAATAAATGAGTTTACAGCTTGCCTAAGTTTTAGGGTGATGTGGCTTTGATCGGTTAAAATCTGTTTAACGAAGTCCTGAATGTTTCTAATCAAATAGAATTGAAATTTACCATCTTTATCTACATAAGCTTCTGCATATTTCTGAAATTCACTATAAGTATTAACTATTTTAATTAATTTAGTCACAATATATAGTCCAAGTTGAAAATCCATTTCATTCGGAGTAAAATTATCTTGAACATTTTTTATTTTAAACCTATCAAATGGTTTTGCCAAATTAAACCAAGTTCCTAAATTATCTTTGGTTGTTTTTACTCGCAAATCATTTACGGATCGTATATTAAAAAACCTTAAAATCTCCGTAAACAGATCCGCCAAATCTATTTTGGTTTCATCTTTTGATTTAAGGTAATAATCAATAAGATCAATATCCTCTACATACCCAAGTCTCGATGGCCGGATAATAACACTAATGCTGCTGATTGACTTATTGTTAGTTAAGTCTTTAGTTGTGAACTGTTCATGGCTCAAGTTCGTGAGTATACGCGTTTGTGCTAAATGTAATTCGATATTAATATTAATGTTGCCTTTCTCCCTGAAAGGATTAAGCACAATCGGCGTTCGATAGCCATCGTTTTTATGAAATAATGGTTGTAGCCAATAGTAATTACCCGATGCATTTAACCCATATTGAGAATAATTCACGCAAATAGTGTAAAACAATTTTTCGTAATTAAACCCAGGGCGTTTCCATGTTCCATTTTCGAGTGAGAATTGATTAACCTGACTTTTGGTTTTCCGGATCAAAATTTGTTCAGCCCCTACTTGATAATATAATTCAATTTCAGTAGAGTCAAGTGTATTATCCACACTTTCAAGCAATGCCTTCCATTGAATAATTTCGGGAAATTCAACTGTTTTAGTTTGAAGTCGTTTACGAAGGTGCGTTAAGCCTTTATTTTCTGAAACACAAAAAACTAACAAGTAGAGCATTTCTAAAATACTGCTTTTACCAGATCCATTACGCCCCAGAAGAGCTCCTACATGCACATGAATATCACTCCCATCCCTTTCTATGTCATATAAAGTTGTGGGGTAATTTTGCACAGTGTTGATTTTCTTGATGGACCGATAATCCTTTATTTCTTGTAATTCATTCCCATACTTATCCAAAAAGATAGTGTCGTTTGAAAACTTATATAAAGTGTCAATGACAAGCTTTTTTTGAAATACGGAATCTTTATTTAGTTTTAATGCTAACAGTTTAAACATATTACGAGTTCGTTTATTTAAGATTAAGCAAAGCTAACTATTTGAACTAACTAAGAGAATAAAGTGGCTTTTTAAGCTTGTGATAATTAGTAGATAAAATAAATCTACCGTTCCAGTAAGCTATTAGTTATTTCGAAACATAAATACTTGTTGGCTGTTGTTGATTTATGGCTGGAAAAAAGAAAATTAAACCCATGCATTCCAACGGTAGGACATGCTATTCCGCAACTTCTTCGCGAAGCTTCATTATGTCAAGGATTCGGTCAAAGGATACAAAGGCTGAATTGGTTTTAAGGAGGGCGCTCTGGGAAAAAAACATCCGATTCCGAATACATTCTGATTTAGTCTTTGGGAAACCTGACATCTTTATAATGAAACATAGGCTTGCTGTTTTCGTGGATGGCAGTTTCTGGCATGGATACAACTGGGAATCCAAACGAATACAGATTAAAAGCAATGTTGATTTCTGGGTGGCCAAAATTGAGCGGAACATGGAGCGCGACAGGAAAGTCAACATTACCCTCTCTGAACAAGGCTTCACAGTCATGAGGTTTTGGGATCATCAGGTTTTAAAGGAGCTTCCAAAATGTGTGAACCAAGTGTTGCTGTATATTGAATCCTGTAGAATGGGTAAGATCCCAGATTTTAATTAGCCCTAGTAATAGCAAACTTTTTTTCACTGTTTAACCTTTCATTAAGAACAGTCTCTTTGATTCATTGGAGCACAAAGTTGAGAAAATAGTGTTTATCATTAAATGGCAGACGTACACAGTAAAGAAATCCGCTCATACAACATGAGCCGCATCAAGGGTAAAAATACCAAACCCGAAATGCTGGTGCGGCAGTTTCTGCATGCCAATGGTTTCAGATGCCGCCTCCAAGTTAAAGATTTACCGGGCAAACCCGAGATTGTGTTACCAAAATACAAAACTGTTATATTTATACAGGGGGTGCTTCTGGCATGGTCACGATCAATGCAGGTAATCCCAAAAACTAATACTGAATGGCGGCTAAACAAGATTACTGGTAATAAAACGAAAGACATCATGGAAATCGAGACGCTAAAAAATCAGGTTGGCAGGTTATTGAAATATGGGAGTGTGAGTTAAAGCCGAAATTACGTTGCATAACTTTAAACGGGCTAATTTCATCAATAGTGCTATAGGAAGCTTTCTTTAAAGTGCAACGATTTTCGTTTTGCCAAAAAATCTTTGCTATCTTCACAAATTTATTAGACATTAACGTGAACTATATAGACCTCTTCGCTGGTGCAGGCGGCTTGTCCGAAGGCTTCAAAAGAGCTGGTTTTGAGCCAGTTGCTCATGTCGAAATCGACAGTGCTGCTTGCTATACACTAAAAACCAGGGCTGCTTACCACTACCTAAAGTCAAATAATCTTTTCGAGAACTACCTGGATTATCTTAAGGGAAATATAAATCGGAATGAGCTATATTCTTTTATACCTGAAGAGCTTAAAAATTCGGTAATCAATAAAGCCATTGGAGAGGAAAATAATCCTGTTATTTTTGGCGCTATTGATAGACAATTAGCAGGCAAGGAGGTTGACTTAATTATTGGTGGTCCTCCTTGTCAGGCGTACTCCTTGGTTGGCAGAGCCCGTTCAGATGATGGAATGAAAGGTGATTCCAGAAATTTCCTCTATGTGCAGTATGCTAAATACCTTGAAAGATATCAACCCAAAATGTTCGTTTTTGAAAACGTGCTTGGTTTAAAGTCAGCTGGAAAAGGTGTTTACCTGCATAACATGGAGAAGCTTTTCCTTAAAAAGGGATATAAAATAAATGTGTTTTCTGTGAAAGCAGAAAACTTTGGGGTACTTCAAAAAAGACGCAGGCTTATCATAATAGGCTGGAAAGATGATTTTACACCAAACTTACCAGATCTGGGTAATTTTAAAAGCGGGATAGGCGGTATGGTTTCTGATTTATTTTCTGACTTGCCGGATTTACAGGCAGGGGGTGGGGTAGATAAGTTTACAAAATATGCCTCTACCAGTAACGATTATCTGGCCAATGCGCATATCCGAAATGGCATTGATACGCTTACCCAACATATAGCGAGGCCACATAATGCTCAAGATAAAGAAATTTACCGGATAGCTACCGGAAAATGGAACGATAATCAGGAACGCTTAAATTATAATGATCTTCCTGAGCATCTGAAAACACACGATAACAGAACTTCCTTTTTCGATCGTTTTAAAGTTGTTGGGGCTAATTTAAATGCATCTCATACCGTTGTGGCACATATTGCGAAGGATGGACATTATTATATCCATCCAGATCAGTTACAAAACAGATCAATTAGTGTTCGTGAAGCAGCTCGTTTACAATCTTTCCCCGATGATTTCTATTTTGAAGGTGTGAAAGAGGGTGCTAACCGTACAGCTGCTTTTAAGCAGATTGGGAATGCGGTGCCTGCATTAATGGCGCAATCTATAGCTGATCAAATTATTAAAAGAGTAAAGTTGAAATAATAGCATTCAACTTTACCTTAATTGAAATTTATTTCAATTAATTTTGATGTTCATTATATGCTTCGATAAATTCCCTATGATATTCTTTTGATTGTTCGAGCAATTCTCTGTAAGTTTTAACGAACACCTCACCCGATTGCATATAGGTTTGTTCTTTTCTTTTGAAAAGGTTGTCTTCAGCTTTTTCTCCTCCTACTACGTAGCAGACAACTTTAGAAAAGCCACTTTGTGAGGAATATCTATCTTTCAAGAATGCTCCATACTCATAGGCTTGTTCTAGCGCGTTTTGATCTACTTTGAAATTACTTCTTTTGATTTCGATAACATATAAAATTTCACCCAGTGCATTACTGCATAAGAAATCGATCCTTCTGTTATTTAGATCAAGTCGATCATCTGGAAAGGTTTCTTTTAAAAGGGTTGTATAAGTTACCTCATCTCTGAATTCTAAAATCCTTGGGTCTAACAACCAAGAGAATTTTTTAAGGAAATTATGAAGTGTGGGCACCTCTCTAGTATTGGTCCGAATATATTCTTCAAATTGTTTTATTACTTCTATCCTAGAAAAAGCCAAATCTCTAAATTGCTTAGCTTCAATCATTTTCCAATCATCCATTAGTCTTAATAATGTTGGGATATCTTCAGGTTTTGAAACATCAGCAATTCTTGAGGCATACTCTTTGAAGGTTTTATTTTCAAACTTATCGATTACATTACTTATTATTTCTTTCGATTCTTCAATATCTATATTAGGGTTTTCTAAAATTGGATCGATAATTCTGTTACTCAGTTCTCTCTCATAAGTCGGCAGAGTGTCTTGCCAATCTTGAATGTCTAAATCCTTATGGTGCTTAATTTCTGACCGTTTTAGAGAACTTCTTTTTTCCCGCCACTCACTACCAATTTTTTTTACAACTTTTTGGATGTAGCTCTGTAGTTCCTTTGTTTTATCATTTTCCCAGTTTAACGAATGCCGATCTGTGGATATTACATCTTCATCAAATTCGTCTATAAAATCAACTTCTAGATAACCAGTAACATAACTATGGAATTGATCATTGTCCCTTAAACCATAAAAGCTTGCAGTATTAACAATTTTTCCCCTCGACGTTAAATATATACCACTCATCTCAGTGTCTTTGATTGGTGTCTCTGCCGTGATTATTGTCCCTTTAATTCTGCTTGAATATGTGTAGTTGTCATCATATTTGTCATCTGGAAAATTCCATTCAAACTGCTTTTTTAGATCAGTAAATTTAAGCTCGTTCGTAACCTCCTTTTCTTCCAAGTCATTCAAGTACAAAGTAGTAGACATCCGATCAAAAATCAGAAACTTTTTAGATAAAGAAATCGCGAGTTCATCAAGGTTGAATCCTGATTTTCTTCTTACTTTTTTTAACTTGAGAATTAAACCATTGTCTGCAATTTCGGAAGGTGTATTCTTTTTTACTATTTTGGGATTATATGCATTATTTTGACTTGCTTTTATATCCATTAGATTCATTATGAAATGATTTTCAAGATTATCTTTAATGGATATTATCTCGATTTCATCACAAATACCAAATACAGCTAATTTACCAAGCCCCTTCTTTCCAATAACGCTTCTGCCTTTGGCCGTAATTTCATTCGTTGTTCTGCGCCTATTTCTCCCTATTAATAAATATTTTTCATTCAATTCATCAAATGTCATTCCTTCACCAAAATCCTGATAGATTATTTCTTTAACCGTTTCAGTA is drawn from Pedobacter sp. HDW13 and contains these coding sequences:
- a CDS encoding DNA cytosine methyltransferase; translated protein: MNYIDLFAGAGGLSEGFKRAGFEPVAHVEIDSAACYTLKTRAAYHYLKSNNLFENYLDYLKGNINRNELYSFIPEELKNSVINKAIGEENNPVIFGAIDRQLAGKEVDLIIGGPPCQAYSLVGRARSDDGMKGDSRNFLYVQYAKYLERYQPKMFVFENVLGLKSAGKGVYLHNMEKLFLKKGYKINVFSVKAENFGVLQKRRRLIIIGWKDDFTPNLPDLGNFKSGIGGMVSDLFSDLPDLQAGGGVDKFTKYASTSNDYLANAHIRNGIDTLTQHIARPHNAQDKEIYRIATGKWNDNQERLNYNDLPEHLKTHDNRTSFFDRFKVVGANLNASHTVVAHIAKDGHYYIHPDQLQNRSISVREAARLQSFPDDFYFEGVKEGANRTAAFKQIGNAVPALMAQSIADQIIKRVKLK
- a CDS encoding ATP-binding protein, with translation MENNAKLTLKFDPNTIEHLGISLYSKLPSVLSELISNSWDADSDSVSIKFYDTETVKEIIYQDFGEGMTFDELNEKYLLIGRNRRRTTNEITAKGRSVIGKKGLGKLAVFGICDEIEIISIKDNLENHFIMNLMDIKASQNNAYNPKIVKKNTPSEIADNGLILKLKKVRRKSGFNLDELAISLSKKFLIFDRMSTTLYLNDLEEKEVTNELKFTDLKKQFEWNFPDDKYDDNYTYSSRIKGTIITAETPIKDTEMSGIYLTSRGKIVNTASFYGLRDNDQFHSYVTGYLEVDFIDEFDEDVISTDRHSLNWENDKTKELQSYIQKVVKKIGSEWREKRSSLKRSEIKHHKDLDIQDWQDTLPTYERELSNRIIDPILENPNIDIEESKEIISNVIDKFENKTFKEYASRIADVSKPEDIPTLLRLMDDWKMIEAKQFRDLAFSRIEVIKQFEEYIRTNTREVPTLHNFLKKFSWLLDPRILEFRDEVTYTTLLKETFPDDRLDLNNRRIDFLCSNALGEILYVIEIKRSNFKVDQNALEQAYEYGAFLKDRYSSQSGFSKVVCYVVGGEKAEDNLFKRKEQTYMQSGEVFVKTYRELLEQSKEYHREFIEAYNEHQN